From the endosymbiont of Bathymodiolus septemdierum str. Myojin knoll genome, one window contains:
- a CDS encoding leucyl aminopeptidase, whose amino-acid sequence MKFKISERIANGQTQVIFDMTLASNEIIFEVDSSLRFGLGDDNLNAKTVKKMAISLAQMANKFNLSALFLPTLEVDGFVAIVTQAMANNDYQIQKVGLKNPDENTLQSVTFENGKQSEIDKALAIASGMALARTLGDMPSNICTPTYLAQTAQGLAQEFGLECEVLEESDMSALGMGSLLSVSKGSIEAPKLISLSYVANGSAKPIVLVGKGVTFDSGGISLKPGTGMDEMKYDMCGAAGVLGVMRAVAEMQLKVNLTIVVPTVENMPAHNASKPGDVVTSMSGKTIEILNTDAEGRLILCDALTYVEKFNPEVVIDTATLTGAVIVALGKHHCGVMANDQALADDLITAGKTALDTAWQLPLDDEYDELLKSNFADMGNIGGREAGTVTAACFLSRFTTDYRWAHLDIAGTAWVSGNSKGATGRPVPLLTQYIMDTM is encoded by the coding sequence ATGAAGTTTAAAATCAGTGAACGAATTGCCAATGGGCAAACACAGGTAATATTTGATATGACTTTGGCGTCAAATGAGATTATTTTTGAGGTGGATAGTAGCCTTAGATTTGGACTAGGAGATGATAATCTTAACGCTAAAACGGTAAAAAAAATGGCCATCAGTTTAGCGCAAATGGCTAATAAGTTTAATCTATCAGCCTTATTTTTACCAACGCTTGAAGTGGATGGTTTTGTTGCTATTGTGACTCAGGCAATGGCAAATAACGATTACCAAATACAAAAAGTGGGTTTAAAAAATCCTGATGAAAACACTTTACAAAGTGTTACTTTTGAAAATGGCAAACAATCTGAGATTGATAAGGCGTTGGCAATTGCAAGCGGTATGGCACTGGCACGCACACTTGGTGATATGCCTTCGAATATTTGTACACCGACTTATTTGGCGCAAACAGCGCAGGGATTGGCACAGGAATTTGGACTGGAATGTGAGGTATTGGAAGAATCCGATATGTCGGCATTGGGTATGGGTTCGCTGTTATCGGTATCTAAAGGCTCGATTGAAGCACCAAAATTAATCAGTTTGAGTTATGTGGCTAATGGCAGTGCCAAGCCGATTGTTTTGGTGGGCAAAGGCGTGACTTTTGACTCGGGTGGCATTTCTTTGAAGCCAGGTACGGGTATGGATGAGATGAAATACGATATGTGCGGTGCGGCAGGTGTATTGGGTGTGATGCGTGCGGTGGCAGAGATGCAACTTAAAGTGAATTTAACTATTGTAGTGCCAACAGTTGAGAATATGCCAGCGCATAACGCCTCTAAGCCTGGCGATGTGGTGACTTCGATGTCGGGGAAAACCATTGAAATTTTGAACACTGATGCGGAAGGGCGTTTAATTTTGTGTGATGCGCTGACTTATGTGGAGAAATTTAACCCAGAAGTGGTGATTGATACTGCCACTTTAACAGGGGCGGTGATTGTGGCACTTGGCAAGCATCATTGTGGTGTGATGGCGAACGATCAAGCGTTAGCAGATGATTTAATCACAGCGGGAAAAACAGCGTTGGACACTGCGTGGCAACTGCCATTAGACGATGAATATGATGAATTATTAAAATCAAATTTTGCTGATATGGGTAATATTGGTGGGCGTGAGGCAGGAACGGTAACTGCCGCTTGTTTTTTATCTCGCTTTACCACAGATTATCGTTGGGCGCACTTAGATATTGCAGGAACGGCTTGGGTTAGTGGTAACAGTAAAGGGGCAACAGGTCGTCCAGTGCCACTATTAACGCAATATATTATGGATACAATGTAA
- the rsmB gene encoding 16S rRNA (cytosine(967)-C(5))-methyltransferase RsmB: MENNNTRSVALAAIYSVVLEKKSLSAFPYPTDVSSLTKSLVFGTLRFYHQLNDIVTERLNHSLEKEDLDIHCLMLLGAYQILHSNIAEHASIFETVNVAEVIGQPWAKPLVNAILRQVQRDKEKLLAQTHYSHPTWLLKKIKQYYPNDFEQIFTQNNTQAPMTLRLHPAHDIDAQLDATKISVAPQARVLNQAMDVYDIADFEQGSCFVQDASAQLAAQLLAPTNNDKILDACCAPGGKTTHISELAPNAKITALDSDNDRLKRVQENIDRFNIKNISLAQGNAQTQDWWNGQLFDKILLDAPCSATGVIRRHPDIKLLRKPKDISALVTLQKDILNNLWVMLKPGGTLLYATCSILKPENEQQIATFLSAHPDAIEEKINIDWGVETTHGRQQLPCREFDGFYYAKLKKL, encoded by the coding sequence TTGGAAAATAACAATACTCGCAGTGTTGCTTTAGCGGCAATCTACTCGGTTGTTTTAGAGAAAAAATCACTTTCTGCTTTCCCTTACCCAACTGATGTTAGTTCACTGACAAAATCTTTGGTTTTTGGTACGCTGCGTTTTTACCATCAACTGAACGATATCGTTACCGAGCGACTCAATCATTCACTAGAAAAAGAAGATTTAGATATTCACTGTCTAATGCTATTAGGTGCCTATCAAATCCTACACAGTAATATTGCCGAACACGCCAGTATTTTTGAAACTGTTAATGTTGCAGAAGTCATTGGGCAACCATGGGCAAAACCCTTAGTCAACGCTATCTTGAGGCAGGTCCAACGCGATAAAGAAAAACTCCTTGCACAAACCCATTACTCTCACCCAACTTGGCTGTTAAAGAAAATAAAGCAATATTATCCAAATGATTTTGAACAAATATTTACACAGAACAACACTCAAGCGCCAATGACTCTACGCCTGCACCCTGCACATGACATTGATGCCCAGCTTGATGCTACCAAAATCTCTGTCGCACCTCAAGCACGCGTGCTTAATCAAGCAATGGATGTCTATGATATTGCTGATTTTGAACAAGGTTCGTGCTTCGTCCAAGACGCTTCCGCCCAACTCGCTGCCCAGCTATTAGCACCCACAAATAATGACAAAATCTTAGATGCCTGTTGTGCCCCAGGTGGCAAAACCACCCACATCAGCGAACTCGCCCCAAACGCCAAAATCACCGCTCTTGACAGCGATAATGACCGGCTAAAACGCGTCCAAGAAAATATTGATAGATTCAACATTAAAAACATCAGTCTTGCCCAAGGTAACGCCCAAACCCAAGATTGGTGGAATGGTCAATTATTCGACAAAATTCTGCTTGATGCCCCCTGCTCTGCCACCGGCGTCATCCGTCGCCACCCAGACATCAAACTACTGCGAAAACCCAAAGATATCAGTGCTTTAGTTACTCTGCAAAAAGACATTCTCAATAATTTATGGGTAATGCTTAAACCAGGTGGCACATTACTCTACGCCACCTGCTCCATCCTAAAACCCGAAAATGAACAACAAATTGCCACCTTTCTCTCCGCCCACCCCGACGCTATTGAAGAAAAAATTAATATAGATTGGGGCGTTGAAACCACCCATGGCAGACAACAACTACCTTGCAGAGAATTCGACGGATTTTACTACGCCAAACTTAAAAAGCTTTAA
- a CDS encoding CBS domain-containing protein: MNTPVLVKDVMWREVDIIDSKSTVQSALNDMQHKKTKMLIVDKAHDHDEYGVVLIADIAAKVIAEGRSLERVNAYEIMSKPAISVHPNMDIRYCARFLTRLNLSRCPVLDNGKIVGVVSLTNIVLNGLRIV, translated from the coding sequence ATGAATACCCCAGTATTAGTAAAAGACGTCATGTGGCGAGAAGTAGATATTATTGACAGTAAAAGCACCGTGCAAAGTGCCTTAAACGATATGCAGCATAAAAAAACCAAGATGCTAATCGTTGACAAAGCACACGACCATGATGAATATGGTGTGGTTTTAATTGCCGATATCGCCGCCAAAGTGATTGCCGAAGGGCGCTCTTTGGAGCGTGTCAACGCTTATGAAATTATGAGCAAACCTGCGATTTCCGTCCACCCTAATATGGACATTCGCTATTGTGCTAGATTTCTCACGCGTCTTAATTTGTCCCGCTGCCCTGTTTTGGACAATGGCAAAATTGTTGGTGTGGTGAGTTTGACAAACATCGTGCTGAATGGCTTACGGATTGTATAA
- a CDS encoding P-II family nitrogen regulator, producing the protein MHFKLIIAFVDSDKTDDILHAAREEGATGSTVISQARGEGLESSKTFLGLSIETPRDVLLLLVEQHLARAIIERIAKAGEFDRDDQEGIAFQIDVEDAVGIAHQIKALEATVEEKI; encoded by the coding sequence ATGCACTTTAAATTAATTATTGCCTTTGTTGATAGTGACAAAACTGACGACATCCTGCATGCTGCCAGAGAAGAAGGTGCAACAGGTTCAACTGTCATCTCTCAAGCGCGAGGGGAAGGGCTAGAAAGCAGTAAAACATTTTTAGGGTTGAGTATTGAAACCCCAAGAGATGTCTTATTATTGCTCGTTGAGCAACATCTTGCCAGAGCGATTATAGAAAGGATTGCCAAAGCAGGCGAGTTTGACCGCGACGACCAAGAGGGAATCGCTTTTCAAATCGATGTGGAAGATGCCGTTGGCATTGCCCATCAAATTAAAGCATTAGAAGCAACCGTGGAGGAAAAAATATGA
- a CDS encoding DUF1538 domain-containing protein, whose protein sequence is MKKVIAAFAKNLLDSTKDLAPIVLVIAFFQLAVLQQSIPNFANIALGTGFVLLGLTLFIYGLNLGLFPIGEALAFAFVKKGSLAWLLMFAFALGFGTTVAEPALIAVANEAANVAQLGGVITSNADLKTYAQILRYTVAISVGFSVLIGVLRIIKGWSLSYLIMGGYVLVITATVFAPDNIIGIAYDSGGVTTSTITVPLVTALGVGLASSIRGRNPMIDGFGMIAIASLLPIIAVMVFGMLW, encoded by the coding sequence ATGAAAAAAGTTATTGCTGCATTTGCCAAGAATTTACTTGACAGCACCAAAGATTTGGCGCCGATTGTCTTGGTGATTGCTTTTTTTCAGTTGGCTGTCCTACAACAAAGTATTCCTAATTTTGCAAATATCGCTCTCGGAACAGGCTTTGTGCTACTGGGTTTAACCTTGTTTATCTATGGCTTAAATTTAGGGCTTTTCCCGATTGGTGAAGCCTTAGCATTCGCCTTTGTTAAAAAAGGCTCATTAGCCTGGTTGTTAATGTTTGCTTTTGCATTGGGATTTGGCACTACGGTCGCAGAGCCTGCACTGATTGCTGTCGCCAATGAAGCGGCAAATGTAGCGCAACTTGGTGGGGTAATAACGAGCAATGCAGATCTAAAGACTTATGCGCAGATATTGCGTTATACAGTGGCAATATCCGTAGGTTTTTCGGTGTTAATTGGCGTATTAAGAATTATCAAAGGTTGGTCGCTGAGCTATTTAATTATGGGTGGCTATGTTCTGGTTATCACTGCTACTGTTTTTGCACCTGATAACATTATTGGCATCGCTTATGACTCTGGTGGCGTAACTACCAGTACTATTACCGTACCCCTGGTAACGGCACTTGGGGTTGGTTTAGCAAGTTCTATTCGTGGTAGGAATCCGATGATTGATGGTTTTGGTATGATTGCCATTGCTTCTTTACTACCTATTATTGCGGTGATGGTTTTTGGAATGTTATGGTAG
- the ppnP gene encoding pyrimidine/purine nucleoside phosphorylase yields the protein MSNFENVTIVKAANIYFDGNVTSRVVQFSDGSKKTLGIMMPGDYEFSTDDNELMEIQAGEMDVLLPEKSEWQTFIKGTSFEVPKDASFKLKVKTVVDYCCSYY from the coding sequence ATGTCAAATTTTGAAAATGTTACTATTGTTAAAGCAGCCAATATTTATTTTGACGGCAATGTTACCAGTCGCGTTGTCCAATTTTCCGATGGTAGTAAAAAAACTTTGGGCATTATGATGCCAGGCGACTACGAGTTTAGTACCGACGACAATGAATTAATGGAAATTCAAGCCGGTGAAATGGATGTGTTATTGCCAGAAAAAAGCGAATGGCAAACTTTCATAAAAGGCACCTCATTTGAAGTGCCAAAGGATGCCAGTTTTAAGTTAAAGGTAAAAACAGTGGTTGATTATTGCTGCTCATATTATTAG
- the mltG gene encoding endolytic transglycosylase MltG — MKQVVLINGKKQSKLSVFNRLIQFGDGLFETCVVKDTKLLFWSMHFARLEKGRAQLKINKVSEKQWLKDINKALGIANTSNAVVKVILSRGESKRGYGFKKNIKPTRIVIVSTAPKQMPDNYTLGVCKTGYANNPLLSNIKHCNRLEQVLARVELRSDECIMLDEQGHVVSVTQGNIFGIKEGVLLTPKLDKCGIEGTRRAVILKIASELRLQVKVGELTLQMLYDCNEVFVSNSVIGIKSVDTINAKRFSEYETTQKIAEALEKDSQKKNNAVPLKYKKAYIKKILSLSVIIATLFAFYWANTIKIEKPFVYHLPPGAGISVTASNLEKQGVIHSRYFLMAMAKVLGFDAKIKSGYYDVNPNMSVFELLTNFVTAEVASRNITLIEGKTIQHYYQQLTHTEALKSNGSFAEMMRLTGIKAPYEGYFWPDTYRVNVGDSVASVLKRSNQKLKERLQNHWQNRDKNLRLSSPSQALILASLIEKETAYSAEKTKIAGVFMRRLQVGMPLQTDPTVIYALVASKKYRGFLTRKDLKFNSLYNTYINKGLPPTAIASVSDSSLYAAMHPAKGDSLYFVAKKDGTHAFAKSYEQHRLNIKKYLIPFSKIK, encoded by the coding sequence ATGAAACAAGTTGTCTTAATTAATGGAAAAAAGCAATCTAAGTTGAGCGTGTTTAATCGCTTGATTCAGTTTGGCGATGGTTTATTTGAAACCTGTGTGGTTAAAGACACCAAATTATTATTTTGGTCTATGCATTTTGCTCGATTAGAAAAAGGTCGTGCTCAACTTAAAATCAATAAAGTGAGTGAAAAACAATGGCTTAAAGACATCAACAAAGCACTTGGTATTGCTAATACGAGCAATGCAGTGGTCAAAGTTATCTTATCTCGCGGCGAAAGCAAACGGGGTTATGGTTTTAAGAAAAATATCAAGCCTACCCGTATTGTTATCGTTTCTACAGCGCCAAAACAAATGCCTGATAATTATACGCTTGGTGTTTGTAAAACAGGCTACGCTAACAATCCATTATTGTCTAATATCAAGCATTGTAACCGCCTTGAACAGGTATTAGCCAGAGTAGAATTGCGCAGTGATGAATGTATTATGCTAGATGAACAGGGTCATGTGGTCTCTGTAACGCAAGGTAACATTTTTGGCATTAAAGAGGGGGTTTTGTTAACGCCAAAATTGGACAAATGTGGCATCGAAGGCACGCGTCGTGCAGTGATATTGAAAATTGCCAGTGAACTCAGACTGCAAGTGAAAGTCGGCGAGCTGACCTTGCAAATGCTTTATGACTGCAACGAAGTGTTTGTCAGTAATAGCGTGATTGGCATCAAGTCGGTTGATACAATCAATGCAAAGCGTTTTTCAGAATACGAGACAACTCAAAAAATAGCAGAAGCATTAGAAAAAGATAGTCAAAAGAAAAATAATGCGGTGCCATTAAAGTATAAAAAAGCTTATATAAAAAAAATCTTAAGTTTGTCTGTCATTATTGCCACTTTGTTTGCGTTCTATTGGGCAAATACTATCAAGATTGAAAAGCCTTTCGTTTATCATTTACCGCCAGGTGCAGGTATTAGTGTAACGGCAAGTAATCTTGAAAAACAGGGTGTGATTCATTCGCGTTATTTCTTGATGGCAATGGCAAAAGTACTGGGCTTTGATGCAAAAATAAAATCGGGTTATTATGATGTAAATCCAAATATGAGCGTCTTTGAATTGCTGACTAATTTTGTTACCGCGGAAGTTGCTAGTAGAAATATTACGCTGATTGAAGGTAAAACAATTCAGCATTATTACCAACAATTAACCCATACCGAGGCATTAAAATCTAACGGTTCTTTTGCAGAAATGATGCGTTTGACAGGTATTAAAGCGCCCTATGAAGGGTATTTTTGGCCCGACACCTATCGGGTGAATGTTGGCGATAGTGTTGCCAGTGTGCTTAAAAGGTCCAATCAAAAACTCAAAGAACGACTACAAAATCATTGGCAAAATCGAGACAAAAATTTGCGCCTTAGTAGCCCATCTCAGGCTTTAATTTTGGCTTCTTTGATTGAAAAAGAAACTGCATATAGCGCAGAAAAAACGAAAATAGCTGGTGTATTTATGCGTCGTTTGCAAGTTGGAATGCCTTTGCAAACGGATCCAACAGTTATTTATGCGTTGGTTGCAAGTAAAAAATATCGCGGCTTTTTAACCCGTAAAGATTTAAAATTTAACAGTCTATACAATACTTATATTAACAAAGGCTTGCCACCGACAGCCATTGCCTCCGTAAGCGACAGTTCTCTGTATGCAGCAATGCATCCCGCTAAAGGCGATAGTCTGTATTTTGTTGCCAAAAAAGACGGCACCCATGCCTTTGCAAAAAGCTATGAACAGCATCGACTTAACATCAAAAAGTATCTAATACCATTTTCAAAAATAAAATGA
- a CDS encoding DsbC family protein, whose amino-acid sequence MFKKILLVLMLASTQSIADKDNIIKNLAPFFGEINANDIEETNFKGVSEVLLRSPIIRSVLISNNGRYLIEGDVVDLFNRKKMTASNKVKQLKKSLIDTLNDKDKIIFKAEDEKYVVHVFTDVDCPFCRKLHAEVPTMNEMGITVKYLASPLASLHPTAQGSMEKIWCALDKAKAMDDYKKYKTIPDSKNCDNPVAEQLALASKLGVNGTPAIFLSDGTHIPGYAPADKLLKAIKTLGK is encoded by the coding sequence ATGTTTAAAAAAATACTACTTGTTCTTATGCTTGCTAGCACCCAATCTATTGCCGACAAAGACAATATCATTAAAAACCTTGCGCCTTTTTTTGGCGAAATTAATGCAAACGATATCGAAGAAACTAACTTTAAAGGTGTCTCTGAAGTGCTGTTACGCTCACCCATTATTAGATCTGTTCTTATCTCCAATAACGGTCGTTACCTGATTGAAGGCGATGTTGTTGATTTATTCAACAGAAAAAAAATGACTGCTAGCAACAAGGTCAAGCAATTAAAAAAATCACTTATTGACACTCTTAATGATAAAGATAAAATCATTTTTAAGGCTGAAGATGAAAAATATGTCGTCCATGTGTTCACCGATGTGGATTGTCCATTTTGTAGAAAATTACACGCCGAAGTGCCAACAATGAATGAGATGGGCATCACCGTAAAATACCTCGCTTCGCCCCTGGCTTCGTTACACCCAACTGCACAAGGTTCAATGGAGAAGATTTGGTGTGCGCTTGACAAGGCAAAAGCCATGGATGATTATAAAAAGTACAAAACCATTCCCGATTCAAAAAACTGCGACAACCCAGTTGCCGAGCAATTGGCCCTCGCTAGTAAACTTGGTGTGAATGGCACGCCTGCTATTTTCCTCTCTGACGGTACGCATATTCCTGGATACGCTCCAGCCGACAAACTTCTAAAAGCAATTAAAACGCTTGGAAAATAA
- a CDS encoding MBL fold metallo-hydrolase — protein MNSIYHDLDFGITCIDTQHMRDNFVAAYLIEDNGRAAFVDTGCHLSVPMLLATLVAKNIQVENVDYILLTHIHLDHAGGAGELIKHLPNAKVYVHEYGANHIIDPSKLRAGVIKVYGELFFKQFLGDLIPIPKDKIVIAKDNDEIILGKRVLKFINTPGHARHHICIWDEKSQGIFSGDTLGVSYREFDTDQGELIFPPTTPIQFDPDAWKNTLKKLMQYQPKYAYLTHFNRIEFTQKSANMLIEHIDGFVTIAEQFQNEKNRHKKIKESLLNYLLEIASKHGVSLDEAQQVKLFKGDLEICAQGLGVWLDDSYLRKGL, from the coding sequence ATGAATTCTATTTACCACGACCTCGATTTTGGCATCACTTGCATCGATACGCAACATATGCGTGATAATTTCGTTGCCGCTTATTTAATTGAAGACAACGGTCGTGCTGCCTTTGTAGATACTGGCTGTCACTTGTCTGTACCAATGTTACTCGCCACTTTGGTGGCAAAAAATATCCAAGTAGAAAATGTGGATTACATCCTCTTAACCCACATTCACCTCGACCACGCAGGTGGTGCTGGCGAACTCATTAAGCACTTGCCCAATGCTAAAGTCTATGTTCACGAATATGGTGCCAATCACATAATTGACCCATCTAAATTGCGAGCTGGTGTTATCAAAGTGTATGGCGAATTATTTTTTAAACAATTCCTTGGTGATTTAATCCCAATTCCAAAAGATAAGATTGTCATTGCCAAGGATAACGATGAGATTATTCTTGGTAAGCGCGTGCTAAAATTCATCAACACCCCAGGTCATGCCCGCCACCATATCTGTATTTGGGATGAAAAATCTCAAGGTATTTTTAGTGGCGACACCTTAGGTGTAAGTTACCGTGAATTTGATACCGACCAAGGCGAACTAATATTTCCACCAACCACGCCGATTCAATTTGACCCCGATGCATGGAAAAACACTCTTAAAAAATTGATGCAATATCAGCCAAAATATGCCTATTTGACACACTTTAATCGCATTGAATTTACTCAAAAATCTGCTAATATGTTGATTGAACATATTGATGGCTTTGTTACTATTGCCGAACAATTTCAAAACGAAAAAAATCGCCACAAGAAAATCAAAGAAAGTTTATTAAATTATCTACTGGAAATAGCCAGTAAACACGGCGTCTCGCTCGACGAAGCGCAACAAGTCAAACTGTTCAAAGGCGATTTAGAAATCTGCGCCCAAGGTTTGGGTGTCTGGTTAGATGATTCGTATTTGCGTAAAGGTCTCTAA
- a CDS encoding DUF1538 domain-containing protein — protein MVALLQPFINMLIDIAPIVLVLFGFQALILRQKIPHLKRVVIGFILVWIGLTLFIIGLEKALFPIGKIMADQLTSLSFIGENPSWFSYYWVYIFAFAIGFSTTIAEPSLLAVAIKANQVSGGSIKIWSLRIAVALGVAVGISLGSYRIVTGIPIHYFIISGYIIVLIQTYFAPKDIIALAYDSGGVTTSTVTVPLVAALGLGLASTIEGRSPLIDGFGLIAFASLFPIMSVLAYAQITHYLNRRKNNAI, from the coding sequence ATGGTAGCGTTATTACAACCTTTCATCAATATGCTTATCGATATAGCGCCGATTGTTTTGGTGCTATTCGGCTTTCAAGCGCTCATTCTTAGGCAAAAAATTCCACATTTAAAGCGCGTTGTTATCGGTTTTATCTTAGTGTGGATTGGGCTAACACTTTTTATTATTGGACTGGAGAAAGCCTTGTTCCCTATTGGAAAAATTATGGCGGACCAGCTAACCAGTCTGTCTTTTATTGGCGAAAATCCAAGTTGGTTCAGTTATTATTGGGTCTATATTTTTGCCTTTGCCATCGGTTTTTCTACCACTATTGCCGAGCCATCTTTATTGGCAGTGGCAATCAAAGCCAATCAAGTATCAGGCGGTTCTATTAAAATCTGGTCGTTACGAATTGCTGTGGCTTTAGGGGTTGCTGTTGGTATTTCGCTCGGCAGTTATCGTATTGTAACTGGCATACCAATACATTATTTTATTATCTCTGGTTATATCATTGTGTTAATTCAAACTTACTTTGCGCCCAAAGATATTATTGCACTAGCGTATGATTCAGGCGGTGTTACCACTTCTACGGTTACGGTGCCTTTGGTTGCCGCCCTAGGTTTGGGTTTGGCGAGTACAATAGAAGGAAGAAGTCCATTAATTGATGGCTTTGGGTTGATTGCTTTTGCTTCGCTATTCCCGATTATGAGCGTGTTGGCTTACGCACAAATTACCCATTATTTAAACAGGAGAAAAAACAATGCAATTTAA
- a CDS encoding DUF302 domain-containing protein: protein MSIIKSLLMIIGAIATYYMVSLQVQYGVTTKVISEMISPTLHPDAMAKVYMPMTNILLDTGDITMASIVRDKVDPEMSIEDIEEAMAEVVIERNIKDVGQLPLSEQVELQLDKKQRFLKIYQFCKPTTAMIMVDHSDAFSAYLPCRIALIEDKQGQKWLYSLNMDFMIYGGAPLPPALLELALEVKATMNAIQKAGAGIEIEDE, encoded by the coding sequence ATGAGCATAATTAAAAGCCTACTGATGATAATTGGCGCAATTGCGACTTACTATATGGTGTCGTTGCAAGTCCAATACGGCGTTACAACGAAAGTTATCAGTGAGATGATTTCACCAACCTTGCACCCAGATGCAATGGCAAAAGTTTATATGCCAATGACGAATATTTTATTAGACACGGGTGATATCACTATGGCATCTATTGTGCGTGATAAAGTTGACCCTGAAATGTCAATCGAAGACATTGAAGAGGCAATGGCAGAAGTTGTCATAGAAAGAAACATTAAAGATGTAGGTCAATTACCGCTTTCTGAGCAAGTTGAACTGCAACTTGACAAAAAACAGCGTTTTTTAAAGATTTACCAATTCTGTAAGCCAACAACGGCAATGATTATGGTTGACCATTCAGATGCATTCTCTGCTTATTTACCTTGTCGAATCGCCTTGATTGAAGATAAGCAAGGTCAAAAATGGCTGTATTCCTTAAATATGGACTTTATGATTTACGGTGGTGCGCCATTACCGCCAGCGTTACTTGAATTAGCATTAGAAGTAAAAGCAACAATGAATGCCATTCAAAAAGCAGGTGCGGGCATAGAAATAGAGGATGAATAA